A window of Myxococcales bacterium contains these coding sequences:
- a CDS encoding ComF family protein: protein MLPFFRWLFANAVAAIAEPRCTGCDGPVPLETVFCGACGASIEKVPGARVALPRGESVVPLISPFVYGGAVRDGIIRFKYGKRDDLARPLGALLLRGRRAILAHVPEAVVPVPVHPKRLAERGFDPAALIARELARGLELPLVVDGLAKVRPTLAQASLGKEGRLTNLEGAFVVPASRAARLRGVRVLLVDDVRTTGATLAACREALTHAGAEVVVEAVVAFAEAAPGP, encoded by the coding sequence ATGCTCCCCTTCTTTCGCTGGCTCTTCGCGAACGCCGTGGCCGCCATCGCCGAGCCTCGATGCACAGGATGCGACGGTCCCGTGCCGCTCGAGACCGTCTTCTGTGGCGCGTGCGGCGCATCGATCGAGAAGGTCCCCGGCGCCCGTGTCGCGCTCCCTCGGGGCGAGTCGGTGGTGCCGCTGATCTCTCCCTTCGTCTACGGCGGCGCCGTCCGCGACGGCATCATCCGGTTCAAGTACGGAAAACGCGACGACCTCGCGCGGCCCCTCGGCGCGCTCCTCCTCCGCGGTCGTCGAGCCATCCTCGCGCACGTCCCCGAGGCCGTCGTCCCGGTGCCCGTTCATCCGAAGCGCCTCGCGGAGCGTGGGTTCGACCCGGCGGCGTTGATCGCGCGGGAGCTCGCGCGTGGGCTCGAGCTCCCCCTCGTCGTCGACGGCCTCGCGAAGGTGCGCCCGACGCTCGCGCAGGCCAGCCTCGGAAAGGAAGGGCGCCTTACGAATCTCGAGGGCGCGTTCGTCGTGCCCGCGTCGCGAGCGGCTCGGCTCCGGGGTGTGCGGGTCCTGCTCGTGGACGACGTGCGCACGACGGGGGCCACGCTCGCCGCGTGCCGTGAAGCCCTCACGCACGCAGGCGCCGAGGTCGTCGTGGAGGCCGTCGTCGCGTTCGCCGAGGCCGCTCCCGGCCCGTAG
- a CDS encoding GNAT family N-acetyltransferase: MGTRISTDRLVLRPASEDHVGTISRALAKNARHLATVGPDVPSASLVAVAARVAAERAAFRRGTAFAFYAFPRESGGAPSAPVLAKVVVSGLAPGGPRVGQLGYWVDVGEEGKGLAREAVLAVVRFAFECAEVHALEAVITPSNTRSVRLAERCGFEPTSEVRHLGPPGREVPHRVLSLSAEDWLFSR, translated from the coding sequence TTGGGAACGCGGATTTCCACCGATCGCCTCGTCCTCCGTCCCGCGTCCGAGGACCATGTCGGTACCATCTCTCGCGCCCTCGCGAAGAACGCGCGGCACCTCGCGACCGTCGGCCCCGACGTCCCCTCGGCCTCGCTCGTCGCCGTCGCGGCGCGTGTCGCGGCCGAGCGCGCGGCGTTCCGCCGAGGGACGGCGTTCGCGTTCTACGCGTTCCCTCGAGAGAGCGGCGGGGCTCCCTCGGCGCCCGTGCTGGCGAAGGTCGTGGTCTCGGGGCTCGCGCCGGGCGGCCCTCGTGTCGGCCAGCTCGGCTACTGGGTCGACGTCGGCGAGGAAGGCAAGGGGCTCGCGCGCGAGGCGGTGCTCGCGGTCGTACGATTCGCGTTCGAATGCGCCGAGGTCCACGCGCTCGAGGCCGTGATCACGCCCTCGAACACACGCAGCGTGCGCCTCGCCGAACGCTGCGGGTTCGAGCCGACCTCCGAGGTCCGGCACCTCGGACCGCCGGGACGGGAGGTCCCCCACCGCGTCTTGTCGCTCTCGGCCGAAGACTGGCTCTTCTCGCGGTGA
- the priA gene encoding primosomal protein N' encodes MRIAKVALPVPLPHSLSYVVPEELASVCVRGARVVCPLGARRELGVVLDVVDEEAPPGKRMRAVAEVVDGLGLPEELLSFLRELSAYYLAPIGEVTKLALPPEEHKTLKAVEMRPTLFSTKKGIGGRIVTFAEPTQTVDAEREQKLSASAKAMLAKLRAAGKMPLARLADEWASARTMVKRLEALEVVRVFEAEAPDDPFFDVEVPRDVEKAPTAAQEAARLAITRALEAKAPSAFLLHGVTGSGKTEVYLRAIGEAKRLGKGAIVLVPEIALTPQLVSRFRARFGDGVAVLHSGLTPKERHKMWHSLRSGGVDVAIGARSALFAPTPSLGLVIVDEEHDPSFKQEEGVRYHARDMALLRAQRAGAVCVLGTATPSLESEYLARTGKITRLALPERARAQELPKVTVVDLKRIGAGPTGDKRLSLPLYRALEKNLEAKGQTILFLNRRGFSPALRCETCGAVASCPNCSVALTFHKTKNVLRCHTCDHEEPVRTACAACKSPDVALEGVGTERLEETLAAAFPTAKVARLDRDVASGKDAEKILEKMRSREIDILVGTQMVTKGHDLPEVTLVGVIAADAALSMPDFRASERAFQLLVQVAGRAGRGESPGQVIVQTYDPKHPSVRFGVSHDTNGFVEAELANRRELGYPPYSRMVLVRVDAVDPDVALEGARVLAEVARAVAGDTGKLDVLGPSPAPLARLRNRHRFRVMLRGSDRATLRAAALAVSRALPTLPHAVRAHVDVDPVHML; translated from the coding sequence GTGAGGATCGCGAAGGTGGCGCTGCCCGTGCCGTTGCCGCACTCGCTCTCGTACGTGGTGCCCGAAGAGCTCGCCTCGGTGTGCGTGAGGGGCGCGCGTGTGGTGTGCCCGCTCGGGGCGCGTCGCGAGCTTGGTGTGGTGCTCGACGTGGTCGACGAAGAGGCGCCGCCGGGAAAGCGCATGCGCGCGGTGGCCGAGGTGGTCGACGGGCTCGGGCTCCCCGAGGAGCTGCTCTCGTTCCTGCGGGAGCTCTCGGCATACTACCTCGCACCCATCGGAGAGGTGACGAAGCTCGCGCTGCCTCCCGAGGAGCACAAGACGCTCAAGGCCGTCGAGATGCGCCCGACGCTCTTCTCGACCAAGAAGGGCATCGGCGGGCGCATCGTCACGTTCGCCGAGCCCACACAGACCGTCGACGCCGAGCGAGAGCAGAAGCTCTCCGCGAGCGCGAAGGCGATGCTGGCGAAGCTGCGCGCAGCAGGGAAAATGCCCCTCGCGAGGCTCGCCGACGAGTGGGCCTCCGCGCGCACGATGGTGAAGCGGCTCGAGGCGCTCGAGGTCGTGAGGGTGTTCGAGGCCGAGGCGCCCGACGACCCGTTCTTCGACGTGGAGGTGCCCCGCGACGTGGAGAAGGCGCCCACGGCCGCGCAAGAGGCCGCGCGTCTCGCGATCACGCGGGCGCTCGAGGCGAAGGCCCCCTCCGCCTTCTTGCTCCACGGCGTCACCGGGTCCGGCAAGACCGAGGTGTACCTCCGCGCGATCGGCGAGGCCAAGCGCCTCGGGAAGGGCGCGATCGTGCTCGTCCCGGAGATCGCGCTGACCCCGCAGCTCGTGTCCCGTTTCCGTGCTCGTTTCGGCGACGGGGTGGCCGTGCTCCACTCCGGTCTCACCCCGAAGGAGCGCCACAAGATGTGGCACTCGCTGCGGAGCGGCGGGGTCGACGTAGCCATCGGCGCGCGGTCGGCCTTGTTCGCGCCCACGCCGAGCTTGGGCCTCGTCATCGTCGACGAGGAGCACGATCCGTCGTTCAAACAGGAAGAGGGCGTGCGCTACCACGCGCGCGACATGGCGCTCCTCCGTGCCCAACGCGCCGGCGCGGTGTGCGTGCTCGGCACCGCCACGCCCTCGCTCGAGAGCGAGTACCTCGCTCGCACGGGAAAAATCACGCGCCTCGCGCTGCCCGAGCGGGCGCGCGCCCAAGAGCTCCCCAAGGTGACCGTGGTCGACCTGAAGCGCATCGGCGCCGGGCCCACGGGCGACAAGCGCCTCAGCCTCCCGCTCTATCGTGCGCTCGAGAAGAACCTCGAGGCCAAGGGGCAGACCATCCTCTTCTTGAACCGCCGAGGCTTCTCGCCCGCGCTTCGGTGCGAGACGTGCGGCGCCGTCGCGTCGTGCCCGAACTGCTCGGTCGCGCTCACGTTCCACAAGACGAAGAACGTGCTCCGGTGCCACACCTGCGATCACGAAGAGCCCGTGCGTACCGCGTGCGCCGCGTGCAAATCTCCCGACGTGGCCCTCGAAGGCGTAGGGACCGAGCGCCTCGAAGAGACCCTCGCCGCGGCGTTCCCCACCGCGAAGGTCGCTCGCCTCGACCGCGACGTCGCGAGCGGAAAGGACGCCGAAAAAATCCTGGAGAAGATGCGATCCCGCGAGATCGATATCCTCGTGGGCACGCAGATGGTCACGAAAGGCCACGATCTCCCGGAGGTCACGCTCGTGGGGGTGATCGCCGCCGACGCCGCGCTCTCGATGCCCGATTTCAGGGCGAGCGAGCGCGCCTTCCAGCTGCTGGTCCAGGTCGCGGGGCGGGCCGGGCGAGGGGAGTCTCCCGGGCAGGTCATCGTGCAGACGTACGATCCGAAGCACCCCTCCGTGAGGTTCGGTGTGTCGCACGACACGAACGGGTTCGTCGAAGCCGAGCTCGCGAACCGGCGGGAGCTCGGGTACCCGCCGTACTCACGCATGGTGCTCGTGCGCGTCGACGCCGTCGATCCCGACGTGGCCCTCGAGGGGGCGAGGGTGCTGGCCGAGGTGGCCCGCGCGGTCGCCGGCGACACCGGGAAGCTCGACGTGCTCGGTCCGTCCCCTGCGCCGCTCGCGCGCCTCCGCAACCGTCACAGGTTCAGGGTCATGCTCCGCGGTTCGGACCGAGCCACCCTTCGGGCCGCGGCGCTCGCCGTCTCGCGCGCCCTCCCGACGCTCCCCCACGCCGTGCGTGCCCACGTCGACGTCGACCCCGTCCATATGCTCTGA
- a CDS encoding serine/threonine protein kinase yields MTDKPAVERDSRAGLPRRFGRYTLFDAIGKGGMAEIFLARAETELGASRLAVVKEILPQFAGSSEFAEMLIHEAKLAARLSHAHIVQVFDLGREGDKLYIAMEYVEGFDLNALLRKCSQAKVALPVEFALGIVCDVLRGLDYAHRRMSDDGDPLGIVHRDVSPSNVLVSYEGEVKLCDFGIAHANNLLQAASSDANMDEAIKGKAGYMSPEHANGEKLDARADVFATGILLWELLSGRRLYTTKGREASLLEQAKAADIPPLEKHGLPDEERLHAIVAKALAKDRTNRYASASAMLRDLEDYMVAAKFTVSPLRLGDFLVTSFGTETVTRRKALERDVARSSPLGTSSDEKSPAPPVMAAPPPPSSSDVAIRDAEPSDPELPPDSVPPLMKNPVSHRAMRAFRADLAASPPHVPEAPSSLSAAVLDAPVSQKIDRAVDAPKSKGPLIAVAVAALVAVLVAIALLKG; encoded by the coding sequence GTGACCGACAAGCCCGCCGTCGAGCGAGATTCCCGCGCCGGCCTCCCCCGGAGGTTCGGCCGGTACACGCTGTTCGACGCGATCGGCAAGGGCGGCATGGCCGAGATCTTCCTCGCGCGCGCCGAGACCGAGCTCGGGGCCTCGCGCCTCGCGGTGGTCAAGGAGATCCTCCCGCAGTTCGCCGGCTCGTCCGAGTTCGCGGAGATGCTCATCCACGAGGCGAAGCTCGCCGCGCGCCTCAGCCACGCCCACATCGTCCAGGTGTTCGACCTCGGGCGCGAGGGCGACAAGCTCTACATCGCGATGGAGTACGTCGAGGGGTTCGATCTGAACGCCCTCCTCCGCAAGTGCTCGCAGGCCAAGGTCGCGCTCCCGGTCGAGTTCGCGCTCGGGATCGTGTGCGACGTGCTGCGCGGCCTCGACTACGCGCACCGCCGCATGAGCGACGACGGCGACCCCCTCGGCATCGTGCACCGCGACGTCTCCCCGTCGAACGTCCTCGTCTCGTACGAGGGCGAGGTCAAGCTGTGCGACTTCGGCATCGCCCACGCGAACAACCTCCTCCAGGCCGCGTCGAGCGACGCCAACATGGACGAGGCCATCAAGGGCAAGGCCGGGTACATGAGCCCCGAACACGCGAACGGCGAGAAGCTCGACGCCCGCGCCGACGTCTTCGCGACGGGTATCTTGCTCTGGGAGCTGCTCTCGGGTCGGCGCCTCTACACGACCAAAGGAAGAGAAGCTTCGCTCCTCGAGCAGGCCAAGGCCGCCGACATCCCTCCGCTCGAGAAACACGGCCTCCCAGACGAGGAGCGCCTCCACGCCATCGTCGCGAAGGCGCTCGCGAAGGATCGGACGAACCGCTACGCGTCGGCCTCGGCGATGCTGCGGGACCTCGAAGACTACATGGTCGCCGCGAAGTTCACGGTGAGCCCGCTCCGCCTCGGGGACTTCCTCGTCACGAGCTTCGGGACCGAGACCGTCACGCGCCGAAAGGCCCTCGAACGCGACGTGGCTCGCTCGTCGCCGCTCGGAACCTCGTCCGACGAGAAGAGCCCCGCGCCCCCCGTCATGGCCGCGCCTCCGCCGCCCTCGAGCAGCGACGTCGCGATCCGCGACGCCGAGCCCTCCGATCCGGAGCTCCCGCCCGACTCCGTCCCCCCGCTCATGAAAAACCCGGTGTCGCACCGGGCCATGCGCGCCTTCCGCGCCGACCTCGCCGCGTCTCCGCCGCACGTGCCGGAGGCTCCGAGCTCCCTCTCGGCCGCGGTGCTGGACGCCCCCGTCTCGCAGAAGATCGACCGCGCGGTCGACGCCCCGAAGTCCAAGGGCCCCCTGATCGCGGTGGCGGTCGCCGCCCTCGTCGCCGTGCTCGTGGCTATCGCCCTCCTCAAGGGCTGA
- a CDS encoding acyltransferase — protein sequence MDPRRAHAAYLEVRRFGSLDGLRFLAVVPVVYHHATPRVLEGILGKGPLGVDLFFAISGFLITTLLLRERARTGTVGIAGFYGRRARRILPLYYAVLALTCVRALSLDAASPVRAHFFASVPFYATFTSTWFVDTSVAHPILFAYAWSLAVEEQFYAVWPHVARRGPLVAAVVALGFLGVDLAGGRVLSGLPLAIVSSLRPPLVLGAFAACVLHTERGFAWAVRLVGSRVAAPVVLGAVVFSLATSHVSLLATQGLLVLLVVACVVREDSGLAEVLRLRPVRHVGEVSYGIYMLHLAAIFVAKRVVSSEVASGAAVFAIALPLSVALATLSHRYFESRFLGQK from the coding sequence GTGGACCCGAGACGCGCGCATGCGGCTTACCTCGAGGTGCGGAGGTTCGGTTCGCTCGACGGCCTCCGCTTCCTCGCGGTCGTGCCCGTCGTGTACCACCACGCGACGCCTCGGGTCCTCGAGGGGATCTTGGGGAAGGGCCCGCTCGGCGTCGACCTCTTCTTCGCGATCTCCGGATTCCTCATCACTACGCTGCTCCTCCGCGAGCGAGCGCGAACCGGCACGGTGGGCATCGCGGGCTTCTACGGCCGGCGCGCGCGGCGCATCTTGCCGCTCTACTACGCCGTGCTCGCCCTCACGTGCGTGCGCGCACTCTCTCTCGATGCGGCCTCGCCGGTTCGCGCGCACTTCTTCGCGAGCGTGCCCTTCTACGCCACGTTCACGAGCACGTGGTTCGTCGACACGAGCGTCGCGCACCCGATCCTGTTCGCCTACGCGTGGTCGCTCGCCGTCGAGGAGCAGTTCTACGCCGTGTGGCCGCACGTGGCTCGGCGCGGGCCGCTCGTGGCCGCGGTGGTCGCGCTCGGTTTCTTGGGCGTCGATTTGGCCGGCGGGCGCGTGCTGTCCGGGCTCCCCCTCGCCATCGTGTCGAGCTTGAGGCCGCCGCTCGTGCTCGGCGCCTTCGCGGCATGTGTACTCCACACGGAACGCGGCTTCGCGTGGGCGGTTCGCCTCGTGGGGAGCCGCGTCGCCGCGCCGGTCGTGCTCGGCGCCGTGGTCTTCTCGCTCGCCACGAGCCACGTGTCGCTGCTCGCGACGCAGGGGCTCTTGGTCTTGCTCGTGGTCGCGTGCGTCGTCAGGGAGGACTCGGGGCTCGCCGAGGTCTTGCGCCTTCGGCCCGTCCGCCACGTGGGCGAGGTGAGCTACGGCATCTACATGCTCCACCTCGCGGCCATCTTCGTCGCGAAGAGGGTCGTCTCCTCGGAGGTGGCGAGCGGGGCGGCGGTCTTCGCGATCGCCTTGCCGCTCTCGGTCGCGCTGGCGACGCTCTCGCATCGGTACTTCGAGTCGCGTTTCCTCGGGCAGAAGTGA
- a CDS encoding AarF/ABC1/UbiB kinase family protein yields MSGKRDDDEANDKRPDAPPTSRLGRLMKLGALAPKAIPFATNAMKKAVGMGQTPADVEREREALRANAKAAAEAMLKTLGEMKGLPLKLGQMASYIDGLAPPGYEEKFQEVLKGLQAKAPPLSREAARKVVSAELGTPEEVFAAWDDDPFAAASVGQVHRATTRGGDRVAVKVQYPGIDKAIENDLKSLSLLEQMIAPVGRRYHTKETLDEIKGVFLAELDYGKEADATELFRAMHEGDHDIVIPRVHHSLSTRRVLTTELIGGVDYKTFCAEASHEDRCKAGETIWRFMMRPLFKHGVLYADPHPGNYRFLGGGKVAFLDFGCHKILSPELIAGEKRYVTAAMDEDWDTFYRACVEFLGFDPTDEPAFALYTEYTKFVLIPLTKDAHYVHSHEAARETVAFLARGVKKLVKEADATIPALPKPIHMPTEHTFMNRLQWGLASVMAGLGAEGNYHRITEAWIRGPYVPPPR; encoded by the coding sequence ATGAGTGGCAAGCGCGACGACGACGAGGCGAACGACAAGCGCCCCGACGCGCCTCCGACCTCCCGCCTCGGGCGCCTCATGAAGCTCGGCGCGCTCGCGCCCAAGGCGATCCCGTTCGCGACGAACGCCATGAAGAAGGCCGTCGGCATGGGGCAAACTCCCGCCGACGTCGAGCGTGAGCGCGAGGCCCTGCGCGCCAACGCGAAGGCGGCCGCCGAGGCCATGCTGAAGACGCTCGGCGAGATGAAGGGCCTCCCGCTCAAGCTCGGGCAGATGGCCTCGTACATCGACGGCCTCGCCCCGCCCGGCTACGAAGAGAAATTCCAGGAGGTGCTGAAGGGCCTCCAAGCGAAGGCACCGCCTCTCTCGCGCGAGGCCGCGCGCAAGGTGGTCTCCGCCGAGCTCGGCACGCCCGAGGAGGTCTTCGCCGCGTGGGACGACGACCCCTTCGCGGCCGCGAGCGTGGGCCAGGTCCATCGCGCGACGACACGAGGGGGCGACCGGGTGGCGGTCAAGGTGCAGTACCCCGGCATCGACAAGGCCATCGAGAACGACCTGAAGAGCCTCTCGCTCCTCGAGCAGATGATCGCGCCGGTGGGCCGCCGCTACCACACGAAGGAGACCCTCGACGAGATCAAGGGCGTCTTCCTCGCCGAGCTCGACTACGGCAAAGAGGCCGACGCGACCGAGCTTTTTCGGGCGATGCACGAGGGCGACCACGACATCGTCATCCCGCGCGTCCATCACTCGCTGTCCACGCGGCGCGTGCTCACGACCGAGCTCATCGGCGGCGTCGACTACAAAACGTTCTGCGCCGAGGCCTCGCACGAGGACCGCTGCAAGGCCGGAGAGACGATCTGGCGCTTCATGATGCGCCCGCTCTTCAAACACGGCGTGCTCTACGCCGATCCGCACCCCGGGAACTACCGCTTCCTCGGCGGCGGCAAGGTCGCGTTCCTCGATTTCGGCTGCCACAAAATCCTCTCGCCCGAGCTCATCGCCGGCGAAAAACGCTACGTGACCGCGGCGATGGACGAAGACTGGGACACCTTCTACCGAGCGTGTGTCGAGTTCCTCGGCTTCGACCCGACGGACGAGCCCGCCTTCGCGCTCTACACCGAGTACACGAAGTTCGTGCTCATTCCGCTCACGAAGGACGCCCACTACGTGCACTCGCACGAGGCCGCCCGGGAGACCGTGGCGTTCCTCGCGCGTGGCGTGAAGAAGCTCGTCAAAGAGGCCGACGCGACCATCCCGGCGCTGCCGAAGCCCATTCACATGCCCACCGAGCACACGTTCATGAACCGCCTGCAGTGGGGGCTCGCCAGCGTGATGGCCGGGCTCGGCGCCGAGGGCAACTACCATAGGATCACGGAAGCGTGGATTCGCGGACCGTACGTCCCCCCGCCGCGCTGA
- a CDS encoding site-specific DNA-methyltransferase, with the protein MSTRAPAPSPSTHEHTRRDRSTKLSPGPFVEGENRLYLGDNLPVLGALARELGPVFALAYLDPPFNTGRTFDEYDDTRSREAWLAMMEPRVEQARDLLRDDGALVAEIDDTELGPLQCLLDRVLGAKNRVATITVVRSAATGHKASNVGPVNVADYLLVYAKSRASFRPTPLYRRRAGIDGAYRSFLENPDAAPEHYRFSPLAAVVAHEHGYPSARAARTALGAEWDVRVATFAERNARQVVRFAQVRVEAVSKAARMLVARSKASPEKVYRLERPGLPDLVLKGGNRMLTLAQKLRSLAAHGAIDPTGACARVPCERLTNVWDDVPFQGLAREGHVTFSRNKKPERLLARVLASTTREGDWVLDPFLGSGTTAAVASTMGRRWIGIESGAHGETLAIPRITRVVRGMDQTGLRRGQVARLLPSFGVYRA; encoded by the coding sequence GTGAGCACGCGCGCGCCCGCTCCATCGCCGTCCACGCACGAGCACACACGGCGCGATCGCTCTACGAAGCTCTCCCCCGGACCTTTCGTCGAGGGAGAGAACCGCCTCTACCTCGGGGACAACCTGCCCGTGCTCGGCGCCCTCGCTCGCGAGCTCGGGCCGGTCTTCGCGCTCGCGTACCTGGACCCACCTTTCAACACCGGGCGTACCTTCGACGAGTACGACGATACCCGCTCGCGCGAGGCTTGGCTCGCGATGATGGAGCCCCGCGTGGAGCAGGCGCGCGATCTCCTCCGCGACGACGGCGCGCTCGTCGCCGAGATCGACGACACCGAGCTCGGGCCACTTCAGTGCCTGCTCGATCGGGTCCTCGGCGCGAAGAACCGCGTCGCGACGATCACCGTCGTGCGGAGCGCCGCCACGGGGCACAAGGCCTCCAACGTGGGCCCCGTGAACGTGGCCGACTACCTGCTCGTGTACGCCAAGAGCCGCGCGTCGTTCCGCCCCACGCCCCTCTACCGTCGACGCGCGGGAATCGACGGCGCCTACAGGTCGTTCCTCGAGAATCCGGACGCCGCCCCCGAACACTACCGGTTCTCCCCGCTCGCCGCGGTCGTCGCGCACGAGCACGGCTACCCGAGCGCGCGCGCGGCTCGGACCGCGCTCGGGGCCGAGTGGGACGTGCGTGTCGCCACGTTCGCCGAGCGCAACGCGAGGCAGGTCGTGAGGTTCGCGCAGGTGCGCGTGGAGGCCGTGTCGAAGGCGGCCCGGATGCTCGTCGCGCGGTCGAAGGCGTCCCCGGAGAAGGTCTACAGGCTCGAGCGGCCGGGGCTGCCCGACCTCGTGCTCAAGGGCGGGAACCGCATGCTCACGCTCGCTCAGAAGCTACGCAGCCTCGCCGCCCACGGCGCGATCGATCCCACGGGAGCGTGCGCGCGGGTTCCCTGCGAACGACTCACCAACGTTTGGGACGACGTCCCGTTCCAGGGCCTCGCGCGTGAAGGCCATGTCACGTTCTCTCGCAACAAGAAGCCCGAGCGTCTGCTCGCGCGCGTGCTCGCGTCGACGACCCGAGAGGGCGACTGGGTGCTCGACCCGTTCCTCGGGAGCGGCACCACGGCGGCCGTCGCGTCGACCATGGGGCGCCGGTGGATCGGCATCGAGAGCGGCGCGCACGGCGAGACCCTCGCCATCCCGCGAATCACGCGGGTCGTTCGCGGAATGGACCAGACCGGTCTGCGCCGAGGTCAGGTCGCGCGCCTCCTCCCGAGCTTCGGGGTGTACCGTGCGTAG
- a CDS encoding transglycosylase SLT domain-containing protein produces MRRTAIALGVLGLAAALAAGCKSPRTAEADADATNASSAVSASPRPSLDADVLPGDAGTSDAAEARSPREVLHDDVRRARWENVETDAARLPPNERDAPIVRLARARAALERNDGKLAVSLLGKLEDELPLLEARVKRMRRAAMAEVGPYEVAAEGYFAEGTPKAYLSAARAYERAGNAARARLACDRAIQADKKPKSVELEARKLRLELPHDDTATDRDDARWIAVNGPTKDAERALQKLGHALPSEDWLRRAHVLAEAGDVDEALKCVERAASSKGRATADDLCHAKAEALYKSRSRYVEASQAYTTCERRGGPKAAEDAFLSARALSRADKDREAQTAMKRVRDHYAKSPFAAQAKFHIARIAYFHGDYKEASTAFDELTSSRDHGERDVPRYRALSHFMAKDYAGARRLFEALADSADESRNRARYIDLAALAALRDGDRTHAVARWSEVVRTHTLTFAALVAQGRLDEAKAPAVPWTEPSASPAVPIVVKLPAPVDALHAVGLDDDAEEELRTREAFVEGESAGRGVEALCAAYGQLERAKRRHQIALRAPQSMLSESPEGRARWVWDCAFPRPYAGAVTDAESSLGLPVGLVFGVMRQESGFDAEVVSPARAVGLLQLLPETAKAVAERAGTPFDPAELTRPEANVRLGARYLRELSDKLDADPLRVAAAYNAGPDAVVKWHARSAGVDVEVFVESIPYGETRGYVVRVLENMARYALLTKGAAAVPRVKLTL; encoded by the coding sequence GTGCGTAGGACGGCCATCGCGCTCGGCGTGCTCGGGCTCGCCGCTGCCCTCGCGGCGGGCTGCAAGTCCCCGAGGACGGCCGAGGCCGACGCGGACGCCACGAACGCCTCGAGCGCCGTTTCCGCGAGCCCGAGGCCGAGCCTGGACGCCGACGTTCTCCCCGGCGACGCCGGCACGAGCGACGCGGCCGAGGCCCGTTCCCCTCGCGAGGTCCTCCACGACGACGTGCGCCGCGCGCGCTGGGAGAACGTCGAGACCGACGCCGCTCGCCTCCCCCCGAACGAACGAGACGCCCCTATCGTCAGGCTCGCACGCGCGCGCGCCGCGCTCGAGCGAAACGACGGGAAGCTCGCCGTGTCGCTCCTCGGGAAGCTCGAAGACGAGCTGCCTCTGCTCGAGGCGCGTGTAAAGCGCATGCGTCGCGCGGCGATGGCGGAGGTCGGGCCGTACGAAGTGGCCGCGGAAGGGTACTTCGCGGAGGGGACCCCGAAGGCCTACCTCTCGGCGGCGCGTGCGTACGAGCGCGCGGGCAACGCGGCGCGCGCCAGGCTCGCCTGTGACAGGGCCATCCAGGCCGACAAAAAGCCCAAGTCCGTCGAGCTCGAAGCGAGGAAGCTTCGGCTCGAGCTCCCCCACGACGACACCGCGACCGATCGCGACGACGCGCGCTGGATCGCCGTGAACGGCCCGACGAAGGACGCCGAACGAGCGCTCCAGAAGCTCGGTCACGCGCTCCCGTCCGAGGACTGGCTCCGCCGCGCGCACGTGCTCGCCGAGGCGGGAGACGTCGACGAGGCGCTCAAGTGCGTCGAGCGCGCCGCGAGCTCCAAGGGGCGCGCCACGGCCGACGACCTCTGCCACGCCAAGGCCGAGGCCCTCTACAAGTCGCGCTCCCGTTACGTCGAGGCGAGCCAGGCCTACACGACGTGCGAGCGCCGCGGAGGGCCCAAGGCCGCCGAGGACGCCTTCCTGTCCGCGAGGGCCCTCTCGCGCGCCGACAAGGATCGCGAAGCGCAGACCGCGATGAAGCGCGTGCGCGACCACTACGCCAAGTCTCCCTTCGCAGCGCAAGCCAAGTTCCACATCGCGCGCATCGCGTACTTCCACGGCGACTACAAAGAGGCGAGCACCGCGTTCGACGAGCTCACGAGCTCGCGAGACCACGGCGAGCGGGACGTGCCCCGCTACCGCGCGCTCTCCCACTTCATGGCCAAGGACTACGCCGGCGCGCGGCGCCTCTTCGAGGCCCTGGCCGACTCGGCCGACGAGAGCCGGAACCGCGCTCGCTACATCGACCTCGCCGCCCTCGCCGCCCTCCGAGACGGCGATCGCACACACGCGGTCGCGAGGTGGTCCGAGGTCGTGCGCACACACACCTTGACGTTCGCCGCGCTCGTCGCCCAGGGCCGCCTCGACGAAGCGAAGGCGCCGGCCGTCCCTTGGACCGAGCCTTCGGCGAGCCCGGCCGTGCCGATCGTCGTCAAGCTCCCCGCGCCGGTCGACGCCCTCCACGCCGTGGGCCTCGACGACGACGCCGAGGAGGAGCTGCGCACGCGGGAGGCGTTCGTCGAAGGCGAGAGCGCGGGGCGCGGCGTCGAGGCCTTGTGCGCCGCGTACGGCCAGCTCGAGCGCGCCAAGCGCCGCCACCAAATCGCGCTACGGGCGCCACAGAGCATGCTCTCCGAGTCACCCGAGGGGCGCGCGAGGTGGGTCTGGGATTGTGCGTTCCCACGCCCGTACGCCGGCGCCGTCACCGACGCCGAGTCATCCCTCGGCCTGCCCGTCGGCCTCGTGTTCGGAGTGATGCGCCAAGAGAGCGGCTTCGACGCCGAGGTCGTCTCCCCTGCGCGGGCCGTGGGCCTCCTCCAGCTCCTCCCCGAGACGGCCAAGGCGGTGGCCGAGCGCGCGGGTACGCCGTTCGATCCGGCGGAGCTCACGCGCCCCGAGGCCAACGTTCGGCTCGGCGCGCGCTACCTCCGCGAGCTCTCCGACAAGCTCGACGCGGACCCCCTCCGCGTAGCCGCCGCCTACAACGCCGGCCCCGACGCGGTCGTCAAGTGGCACGCCCGGAGCGCAGGCGTCGACGTCGAGGTGTTCGTCGAGTCCATCCCTTACGGAGAGACACGCGGCTACGTCGTGCGCGTGCTCGAGAACATGGCGCGCTACGCTCTCCTGACCAAGGGCGCCGCGGCCGTGCCTCGAGTGAAGCTCACGCTCTGA